The proteins below come from a single Prolixibacter sp. NT017 genomic window:
- a CDS encoding DUF2723 domain-containing protein, translating to MKKYNLYNNITGWLVFIVAATTYLLTMEPTASYWDCPEFITTAYRMEIGHPPGAPFFMLIQRFFSLFASSPSHVAIMMNSWSAIASGLTILFLFWTISHLARKIVLKNGEEPTTAQLIAILGASTVGALAYTFSDTFWFSAVEAEVYATSSLFTALVFWAILKWENEADSPGSKRWLIFIAYMIGLSIGVHLLNLLAIPAIVFVYYFRKYKVTKPGLAIALVTAIVLLAFIMYGVIPGVVKVASWFELLFVNSFGAPYNTGVVIYAALLITAVIWGLRYTIKKKKILANTILLAFTVIVIGYSSYAIVVIRSSANPPMDQNNPDNVFGLLAYLNREQYGDRPLLYGQYYDAPLDSQDPYTQGKPDYVEDHGKYIISNYKQHPNFDSRFETFFPRMYSSDPQHISDYKSWVHITGTKIRTTDRNGNPKVLVKPSFADNLAFFFRYQVGWMYWRYFMWNFSGRQNDIQGHGDILRGNWITGIKFLDAARLGNQNNIPKVYANNKGRNTYFMLPLLLGLLGIFFQLNSGKRGKRDFWVVFLLFFMTGIAIVLYLNQTPHQPRERDYAYAGSFYAFAIWIGLGVLALIDILKKVTPPVLGSILATVISLFAVPVLMASQNWDDHDRSNRYTARDFGADYLESCAPNAILFTNGDNDTFPLWYAQEVEGIRTDVRVCNLSYLQTDWYIDQMRQKAYKSEPLPINFTHDQYLEGTRDLIYVINQLKRPVNLKEAIDFVRSDDPRTKLRQADNSSYIPTNELFYPVDSAEVMKNHVITPEQARHMVKQLNIKLKGHYITKDELMILDMIANNNWKRPMYFAITVGSDKYLNLQNHFMSEGFAYRVVPMDFKSANGQIGGVDADTMYNNMMHKFKWGNMNDPNVYLDENNTRMAMNVRNNFVRLADALIAKGRKDSAITVLNKCEEIVPNSKVEYNYFNLLMAEDYFKAGANDNAKNVLNIMLSNYDDELNYFFSLQPKFQKTIQDDIQRPLFIIREMAKTADKYGEKDLAKTLSDKFTTYVQIYSSTN from the coding sequence ATGAAAAAATACAATCTTTACAACAACATTACCGGTTGGCTGGTATTCATCGTGGCCGCCACGACTTACCTGTTGACGATGGAGCCCACTGCAAGTTATTGGGACTGTCCTGAATTTATAACAACGGCCTACCGGATGGAAATCGGACACCCACCGGGTGCGCCATTTTTTATGCTCATCCAGCGTTTCTTTTCGCTTTTTGCCAGCTCTCCTTCCCATGTAGCCATCATGATGAATTCATGGTCGGCTATCGCCAGTGGATTGACGATTCTATTCCTCTTTTGGACTATTTCGCACCTGGCACGTAAAATTGTACTGAAGAATGGTGAAGAACCGACGACTGCGCAACTGATTGCTATTCTGGGAGCCAGTACCGTCGGTGCTTTAGCTTATACATTTTCCGATACCTTCTGGTTTTCGGCCGTGGAAGCCGAGGTTTATGCAACCTCCTCGTTGTTTACCGCGCTCGTTTTCTGGGCTATATTAAAATGGGAAAACGAAGCTGATTCGCCGGGCTCCAAGCGTTGGTTAATATTTATTGCCTATATGATCGGCTTGTCCATCGGCGTTCACTTGCTGAACCTGCTGGCCATTCCAGCCATTGTATTTGTATACTACTTCCGAAAATACAAAGTCACCAAGCCGGGTCTGGCTATAGCGCTTGTTACTGCCATCGTTCTTTTGGCATTTATCATGTACGGCGTTATTCCGGGAGTTGTGAAAGTGGCTTCGTGGTTTGAATTGCTTTTTGTTAATTCATTCGGAGCACCCTACAACACAGGTGTTGTCATCTATGCCGCCTTGCTAATTACTGCGGTTATCTGGGGATTACGGTATACCATCAAAAAGAAGAAGATTTTGGCCAACACCATTTTGCTGGCCTTTACCGTTATTGTCATCGGGTACTCTTCTTATGCCATTGTGGTGATTCGTTCGTCGGCCAACCCGCCCATGGACCAGAACAACCCGGACAACGTTTTCGGTTTGCTGGCTTACCTGAATCGCGAACAATACGGCGACCGGCCTCTGCTTTACGGTCAGTACTACGATGCACCGCTTGATAGCCAGGATCCATACACACAGGGCAAACCCGATTATGTAGAAGATCACGGTAAATACATCATATCGAATTATAAACAGCATCCGAACTTTGACAGTCGTTTTGAGACTTTCTTCCCCCGGATGTACAGTTCCGATCCGCAGCATATATCCGATTACAAATCGTGGGTACACATAACAGGGACCAAAATCCGAACGACGGACCGAAACGGGAACCCGAAGGTTCTGGTCAAACCGTCATTCGCCGATAACCTCGCCTTCTTCTTCCGATACCAGGTAGGCTGGATGTATTGGCGATATTTTATGTGGAATTTCTCAGGAAGACAAAACGATATTCAGGGGCACGGCGATATTCTTCGTGGTAACTGGATTACCGGAATTAAATTCCTCGATGCAGCACGTCTGGGGAATCAGAATAATATTCCGAAAGTTTATGCCAATAACAAAGGTCGGAATACCTACTTCATGTTGCCGTTGCTTCTCGGGTTACTTGGAATTTTCTTCCAGCTAAATTCCGGGAAGCGAGGAAAGCGCGACTTCTGGGTGGTCTTCCTGCTCTTTTTCATGACAGGTATAGCCATTGTTCTCTACCTGAACCAGACGCCACACCAACCGCGTGAGCGGGATTATGCTTACGCTGGTTCGTTCTATGCGTTTGCCATCTGGATAGGATTAGGAGTACTGGCGCTTATCGACATATTGAAGAAAGTGACGCCGCCGGTATTAGGTTCTATTCTGGCTACAGTTATCAGTCTCTTTGCAGTGCCTGTATTAATGGCCAGTCAGAACTGGGACGACCATGACCGCTCGAACCGATACACAGCGCGGGACTTCGGCGCCGATTACCTGGAGTCATGTGCTCCGAATGCCATTCTCTTCACCAACGGTGATAACGACACCTTCCCGTTGTGGTACGCCCAGGAGGTAGAGGGTATTCGTACCGATGTGCGTGTATGTAACCTGAGTTATCTACAGACCGACTGGTATATTGATCAAATGCGACAGAAGGCTTACAAGTCCGAGCCGCTGCCAATCAACTTTACGCACGACCAATATTTGGAGGGAACAAGAGATCTGATTTATGTAATCAATCAATTGAAACGTCCGGTCAACCTGAAAGAGGCTATCGATTTTGTGCGCTCGGACGACCCACGGACCAAACTGCGGCAAGCGGATAATTCGTCATATATTCCTACAAATGAATTATTCTATCCGGTTGATTCAGCCGAGGTGATGAAAAACCATGTGATTACGCCTGAGCAAGCCAGGCACATGGTGAAACAACTCAATATTAAACTGAAAGGTCATTACATCACGAAAGATGAATTGATGATCCTGGACATGATTGCTAACAACAACTGGAAGCGACCAATGTACTTCGCCATCACGGTAGGAAGTGACAAGTATCTCAACCTGCAGAACCATTTTATGTCAGAAGGATTCGCTTACCGCGTTGTTCCAATGGATTTCAAATCGGCAAACGGACAAATTGGTGGTGTGGACGCTGATACCATGTATAACAACATGATGCACAAGTTCAAGTGGGGCAACATGAACGACCCGAATGTTTACCTCGACGAGAACAATACCCGCATGGCCATGAATGTGCGTAACAACTTTGTCCGCCTGGCTGATGCGCTGATAGCCAAAGGCAGAAAAGATTCAGCCATCACCGTGCTCAACAAATGCGAAGAGATTGTCCCCAACAGCAAAGTTGAATACAACTACTTTAACTTGCTGATGGCTGAAGACTATTTCAAAGCCGGAGCCAACGATAACGCGAAAAACGTACTGAACATCATGCTCAGCAACTACGACGATGAATTGAATTATTTCTTCTCGCTGCAGCCAAAATTCCAGAAAACCATCCAGGATGATATTCAACGACCACTGTTTATTATCCGGGAAATGGCCAAAACGGCTGATAAGTACGGAGAGAAAGATCTGGCCAAAACACTGAGTGATAAATTCACTACTTATGTTCAGATCTATTCATCAACTAACTGA
- a CDS encoding DUF2723 domain-containing protein, whose translation MSDFHKKNVVLGWIVFGLSATVYLLTLEPTVSFWDCGEFLAASYKLQIGHPPGAPLYLMVARIFSLLTSDPAKVAHIVNSFSGLISGATIMFLFWTITHLARMLMPNPKELKNHEQILVLGSGLVGALAYAFTDTFWFSAVEAEVYAFSSFFTAVVFWAILKWEEQADQPRANRWIVLIAYLMGLSIGVHLLNLLAIPAMVFIFYFKKYQTSRKGFIITLLVAMAILGTIMWGIIPGVPKIAGWFELVAVNGMNLPYNSGLLIFVAIIIAALFYGIYYTYREKKYLGNTILLSVLMLIIGYSSYSLIIIRSGANPPMDENNPDNVFSLESYLNRTQYGERPLVYGRYYDAPVVGQKKGNTVVVQDNGKYKKEIPFPAYEYDSRFKTLFPRMYSNMPQHVQAYKSWGGTNGTSLPVDDGSGQTQMRKKPSFGDNLRFFFSYQTGFMYFRYFMWNFAGRQNDIQGYGGVVHGNWISGINFLDDMRLGPQEDLPSDLKNNKARNRYYFLPLILGLLGFVFQYSRGKRGRQDWWVVFLLFIFTGLAIVVYLNQTPFQPRERDYAYVGSFYAFAIWIGMGVLGLYELLAKRIRMKKALPWLVTAVAMVVPVILIAQNYNDHDRSDRYMARDYARDYLESCAPNAILFTYGDNDTFPLWYVQEVEGIRTDVRICNLSLLGMDWYITQMKSRNYKSAPLPVKLKEDTYRMGKRDYIPVIPKFRKPIPLKDAVDIVASDDPRSKVEMQSGDKIDFLPATTLYMPINKQQVLKNGTVAPEDASDIADTVTFHIGANSLSKSDFAILDMIANNNWNRPVYFDLSAIQSLHLGFKDYLQLEGLAYRLVPIKTPSNGMSLGRVNSRILYHNVMDKFTWGNISDTTIWVDDNNVKEVRIIDAKPTFTRLAQALLDEGRRDSALHVLDRCVATFPNRNIPYDYEDFDIAATYYEANAPEKANAIIRKLADLTIERLDYYVKLPTYLSDGLDRERQRQMAILSNCVHIAKQYKQDDLSKELDDRLSKLINRYSLSAK comes from the coding sequence ATGTCCGATTTCCATAAAAAAAACGTTGTACTGGGCTGGATTGTATTTGGTTTGTCCGCCACAGTTTACCTTCTCACATTAGAGCCCACCGTTAGTTTTTGGGACTGCGGCGAATTCTTAGCCGCCTCGTACAAACTCCAAATCGGCCATCCGCCGGGAGCACCGCTTTACCTGATGGTGGCACGAATTTTTTCGTTGCTAACCTCCGACCCGGCCAAAGTAGCACACATTGTCAACAGTTTTTCCGGACTCATCAGCGGAGCTACCATTATGTTTCTCTTCTGGACCATCACTCACCTGGCCCGCATGTTGATGCCCAACCCCAAAGAGTTGAAAAACCATGAGCAAATTTTGGTACTGGGTTCAGGTCTCGTTGGTGCACTGGCTTACGCATTCACTGATACGTTCTGGTTCTCTGCCGTCGAAGCTGAGGTATATGCCTTCTCGTCATTCTTTACGGCGGTTGTTTTCTGGGCTATTCTTAAATGGGAAGAACAAGCGGATCAACCACGGGCCAACCGTTGGATTGTTTTAATCGCTTACCTGATGGGGCTTTCGATTGGTGTCCATTTGCTGAACCTGTTAGCAATTCCGGCAATGGTCTTCATCTTCTACTTCAAAAAATATCAAACTTCCCGGAAGGGATTCATCATCACACTGCTCGTGGCAATGGCTATCCTGGGAACCATTATGTGGGGAATTATTCCGGGCGTACCCAAAATTGCCGGCTGGTTTGAACTTGTCGCCGTGAATGGTATGAATCTTCCGTACAACTCCGGTTTATTGATTTTTGTGGCGATTATTATTGCCGCCCTGTTTTACGGTATTTATTATACCTACCGGGAAAAGAAATACCTGGGCAACACCATCCTGCTGAGCGTCCTGATGCTCATCATCGGTTACTCGTCGTACTCCCTCATCATCATCCGCTCGGGTGCCAATCCGCCCATGGACGAAAATAATCCCGACAATGTGTTCTCACTGGAAAGTTACCTGAACCGTACACAATACGGCGAACGCCCGTTGGTTTATGGCCGCTACTACGATGCACCGGTTGTAGGTCAAAAAAAGGGAAACACGGTTGTTGTTCAGGACAACGGAAAATACAAAAAGGAAATCCCCTTCCCCGCTTACGAATATGATAGTCGGTTTAAGACTTTGTTCCCACGGATGTACAGCAATATGCCCCAGCATGTGCAGGCATACAAAAGTTGGGGCGGAACCAACGGAACTTCTCTGCCTGTAGATGATGGTAGCGGGCAGACACAGATGCGTAAAAAGCCTTCGTTTGGTGACAACCTGCGGTTCTTTTTCAGTTACCAGACCGGGTTTATGTATTTCCGGTATTTCATGTGGAATTTCGCAGGGCGACAAAACGATATTCAAGGTTACGGAGGAGTTGTCCACGGAAACTGGATTAGTGGTATTAACTTCCTCGATGATATGCGCCTAGGGCCGCAGGAAGACCTGCCTTCGGATTTAAAAAATAACAAGGCCCGAAACCGGTATTACTTCCTGCCGCTTATACTTGGGTTACTCGGTTTTGTCTTCCAGTATTCACGCGGCAAGCGTGGCCGGCAGGATTGGTGGGTTGTTTTTCTGCTGTTCATCTTTACCGGGCTAGCGATTGTGGTCTACCTTAACCAGACACCTTTCCAGCCGCGTGAGCGGGACTACGCCTATGTGGGCTCGTTCTATGCGTTTGCGATTTGGATTGGAATGGGCGTGCTGGGCTTGTATGAGTTGCTGGCCAAACGTATCCGGATGAAAAAAGCATTGCCGTGGTTGGTGACTGCTGTAGCGATGGTCGTACCGGTGATTCTGATTGCACAGAATTACAATGACCACGATCGGTCGGACCGGTACATGGCCCGCGATTATGCCCGCGACTACCTGGAATCGTGCGCTCCTAACGCTATCCTGTTTACATACGGCGATAACGATACATTCCCGCTGTGGTATGTGCAGGAAGTAGAGGGCATCCGTACAGACGTGCGCATTTGCAACCTCAGTTTACTGGGAATGGACTGGTACATCACGCAAATGAAATCGAGGAACTATAAGTCCGCGCCACTGCCTGTAAAACTGAAGGAGGATACTTATCGCATGGGCAAACGGGATTACATTCCGGTCATCCCGAAATTCAGAAAACCCATTCCGCTGAAAGACGCTGTTGATATTGTTGCCAGCGATGATCCCCGTTCTAAAGTTGAAATGCAGAGTGGCGATAAAATCGATTTCCTTCCGGCGACAACACTTTATATGCCCATTAATAAACAACAGGTGTTGAAAAACGGAACCGTAGCTCCGGAAGATGCTTCCGATATTGCGGATACGGTTACCTTTCATATCGGGGCCAACAGCTTATCGAAAAGTGATTTTGCCATACTCGACATGATTGCCAACAACAACTGGAACCGGCCCGTTTATTTCGATCTTAGCGCAATACAGTCGTTGCACCTGGGCTTTAAGGACTATTTACAGCTGGAAGGTTTGGCCTACCGGTTGGTACCTATTAAAACGCCGTCAAACGGAATGTCGCTTGGGCGTGTCAACAGCCGCATTTTGTATCACAACGTGATGGACAAATTTACCTGGGGCAACATCAGTGATACAACAATCTGGGTGGATGACAACAACGTGAAAGAAGTGAGAATCATCGATGCCAAACCCACCTTCACGCGGTTAGCGCAAGCATTGCTGGACGAAGGGAGACGGGATTCGGCACTTCATGTTCTGGACCGTTGTGTGGCTACATTCCCCAACCGGAATATCCCGTATGACTACGAAGATTTTGATATTGCCGCAACGTATTACGAAGCCAATGCTCCGGAAAAAGCGAATGCCATCATCCGGAAACTGGCCGACCTGACCATCGAGCGGCTGGACTATTACGTCAAGTTGCCCACTTACCTTTCCGACGGACTCGACCGGGAAAGACAGCGGCAAATGGCGATCCTCTCTAACTGTGTGCATATTGCCAAGCAATACAAACAGGACGATTTGAGCAAAGAACTCGATGACCGGTTGAGCAAACTGATCAACCGTTACAGTCTTTCCGCAAAATGA
- a CDS encoding polysaccharide deacetylase family protein codes for MRLKPQVHLPRHITKWFPAAIWRIPEEDKKVVYLTFDDGPIPGVTPWVLKLLKENDIKATFFCVGENVFRYPEIFEQIVEDGHAVGNHTYHHIQGLKSENVSYFKDIEQANHLIGSNLFRPPHGWLKRSQYHFISQKYRIIMWDVISCDYNRNIPKEEVLNNVLKYSRPGSIITFHDSLKAEGHLRYALPKAIAELKARGYEFRKIEFPKERRLFNPVHRQRLQKLRQTIRQVRRWA; via the coding sequence ATGAGACTGAAACCTCAGGTACACTTACCTCGACATATTACAAAATGGTTTCCGGCCGCCATCTGGCGTATTCCGGAAGAGGACAAAAAAGTTGTTTATCTGACCTTTGACGACGGCCCGATTCCCGGTGTTACTCCATGGGTTTTGAAACTCCTGAAGGAAAATGATATCAAGGCTACCTTCTTCTGTGTTGGAGAAAATGTGTTCCGTTATCCCGAAATTTTCGAACAAATAGTAGAAGACGGTCATGCCGTTGGAAATCACACCTATCATCACATTCAGGGATTGAAAAGCGAGAATGTCTCCTATTTCAAAGACATCGAACAGGCCAATCACCTCATCGGCTCGAATCTTTTCCGCCCACCGCACGGCTGGCTAAAACGCTCGCAATACCACTTCATCTCGCAGAAATACAGAATCATCATGTGGGATGTGATTTCGTGTGATTATAACCGGAATATCCCCAAAGAAGAGGTTCTGAACAATGTGCTGAAGTATTCGCGTCCCGGAAGTATCATCACGTTCCACGATTCACTGAAAGCTGAAGGCCATCTGCGTTATGCCTTGCCCAAAGCAATTGCTGAATTGAAAGCACGTGGATACGAATTCCGCAAGATTGAATTCCCGAAAGAACGCCGTCTGTTCAACCCGGTTCATCGCCAGCGTTTGCAGAAATTGCGGCAAACCATTCGCCAGGTACGGCGCTGGGCATAA